A portion of the Granulosicoccus antarcticus IMCC3135 genome contains these proteins:
- a CDS encoding CDP-alcohol phosphatidyltransferase family protein, with product MQNPPDENPLNDRRPLTSRSTVWAVKLSAALAKRSITPNQISMLSMVFAAVALGALVLSVSVNARVLAGLWLIVAAIGCQLRLLCNLMDGMVAIEAGKKTLDGAFWNEFPDRVADVLILVGLGLAAGSVSLGWAAAALAVFTAYVRELGKGIDGVVDFQGPMAKPHRMALVTGALLIAAVCSFVSESLAHSVATILQVALWILCAGTILTLYRRSNTLLKRLQ from the coding sequence GTGCAGAATCCGCCCGATGAAAACCCATTGAATGACCGCCGTCCTCTGACGAGTCGCTCTACGGTCTGGGCTGTAAAACTTTCTGCCGCGTTGGCGAAAAGATCAATTACACCGAATCAGATTTCCATGTTGAGTATGGTGTTTGCAGCTGTCGCACTGGGAGCTCTGGTGCTGTCGGTGTCCGTGAATGCACGCGTGCTGGCAGGGCTATGGCTGATCGTGGCAGCCATTGGCTGTCAGTTGCGCCTGCTATGCAACCTGATGGACGGCATGGTGGCTATTGAGGCGGGGAAGAAAACATTGGATGGTGCATTCTGGAATGAGTTTCCGGATCGTGTGGCCGATGTTCTGATTCTGGTGGGCCTGGGTCTGGCGGCAGGCTCAGTCTCGTTAGGCTGGGCGGCGGCGGCATTAGCAGTATTTACCGCCTACGTCCGCGAGCTGGGCAAGGGTATCGATGGTGTTGTCGATTTTCAGGGGCCTATGGCAAAACCGCATCGCATGGCTCTGGTCACCGGAGCTCTGCTGATCGCTGCAGTCTGCAGTTTTGTGTCAGAGTCATTGGCACACTCTGTAGCAACTATTCTGCAAGTGGCTCTCTGGATTCTGTGTGCCGGTACGATACTGACGCTGTATCGACGCAGTAATACGTTGCTCAAGCGCTTGCAGTAG
- a CDS encoding oxygenase MpaB family protein, giving the protein MSRWSDEIETLDPTLDYERIYFLLSAYEFSWDIEKALEFALFRTYAAPSISGLLSWTGEFRKHTRKRYDDTELLLSEVSENGQDSERGAAAIARINDMHGRFRISNNDMLYVLSTFVVEPVRWLERFGKRTMTQTEITACIHYYRALGEKMKIRDIPEDFTAFDTFNRDYEADNFCYAQTNAEIGSLTRDLLLSMYLPKKLVPLGRPAVHALCDAPLRSAMGFAEPPPWLERLLLTALRLRARLLRILPARRRPRLITQRRRPSYPLGYQLCELGTFRKK; this is encoded by the coding sequence ATGTCGCGATGGTCCGATGAAATCGAGACTCTGGATCCGACGCTCGACTACGAGCGAATCTACTTCCTTCTCAGTGCCTATGAGTTTTCCTGGGATATCGAAAAAGCGCTGGAATTTGCGCTTTTTCGTACCTACGCAGCCCCTTCAATTTCGGGGCTTCTATCCTGGACAGGCGAGTTTCGCAAGCACACCCGCAAACGATACGACGACACAGAACTATTGCTTTCAGAGGTCAGTGAGAACGGCCAGGACAGTGAGCGCGGTGCGGCGGCTATCGCACGAATCAACGACATGCACGGTCGCTTCCGAATCTCGAATAACGACATGTTGTATGTCTTGTCGACGTTTGTAGTGGAGCCTGTTCGCTGGCTGGAACGTTTCGGAAAGCGCACCATGACTCAAACAGAAATAACCGCCTGCATCCATTACTACCGGGCTTTGGGTGAAAAAATGAAAATCAGGGATATCCCTGAAGACTTTACGGCATTTGATACGTTCAATCGAGACTACGAAGCTGACAATTTTTGCTACGCCCAAACCAATGCAGAAATCGGATCGCTGACACGCGACCTTCTGCTCTCGATGTATTTGCCGAAAAAGCTTGTGCCTCTGGGCCGCCCGGCGGTCCACGCCCTGTGCGACGCACCACTTCGATCTGCCATGGGATTTGCGGAACCACCTCCCTGGCTTGAAAGACTACTGCTGACAGCTCTGCGGCTCAGAGCACGACTGCTTCGCATACTGCCTGCACGTCGTCGTCCACGACTGATCACTCAGCGTCGGCGACCAAGCTATCCCCTGGGTTACCAACTCTGCGAGTTGGGCACATTCAGGAAAAAGTAG
- the guaD gene encoding guanine deaminase, which produces MTNSLTPVQAFRASLLHCVSDPGENDAGAVDYLEDGIMLVANGRIEKIGSAEDLLPTLPSEVPIHDYRGKLIVPGFIDTHVHYPQTDMIASYGSQLLEWLNTYTFPTEAKFADEHYAADTAEFFVNELLRNGTTSALVLGTVHTQSVDAIFNAARGHDMRLIAGKVLMDRNCPENLRDTPESAYTDSKALIERWHGQDRLQYAITPRFAPTSSELQLQRAGQLAAEHPDTFIHTHVAENTKEVEWVAELFPQCRSYLDVYDRYGLLRDRSVLAHCIHLDSQDRKRLAASGAAMAFCPTSNLFLGSGLFDLSAAQSVGARVGLGTDVGAGTSFSMLQTLSEAYKVSQMAGQSLSPYRALYLATLGSAKALYIDDHVGNFAINKEADFVVLDWDSTPLMKRRINAAQSLEEKLFALFMLGDDRAISKTYIRGECAHSRDLS; this is translated from the coding sequence ATGACTAATTCATTGACCCCCGTTCAGGCCTTCCGAGCCTCCCTGCTGCACTGCGTCAGTGATCCTGGCGAAAACGATGCCGGTGCTGTCGATTATCTGGAGGACGGCATCATGCTGGTCGCCAATGGTCGCATTGAAAAGATCGGCAGTGCCGAGGACCTGCTACCCACACTGCCCAGTGAGGTTCCGATACACGACTATCGCGGCAAACTGATCGTGCCCGGTTTCATCGATACGCACGTTCATTACCCACAGACGGACATGATTGCCTCCTATGGCTCGCAACTGCTCGAATGGCTGAACACTTACACCTTCCCCACCGAAGCCAAATTTGCAGACGAACACTATGCGGCGGATACCGCTGAATTCTTCGTCAACGAACTGCTGCGAAACGGCACCACCAGTGCCCTGGTTCTGGGCACCGTTCACACCCAGTCCGTTGACGCCATCTTCAACGCTGCCCGCGGACACGACATGCGCCTTATCGCCGGCAAAGTGTTGATGGACAGAAACTGTCCGGAGAACCTGCGCGACACCCCTGAGTCGGCCTATACAGACAGCAAGGCTTTGATTGAGCGCTGGCACGGCCAGGATCGTTTGCAATATGCGATCACACCACGTTTTGCCCCCACCTCTTCAGAGCTTCAGCTACAGCGAGCAGGACAGCTGGCGGCCGAGCATCCAGACACCTTCATCCACACCCATGTTGCCGAGAACACCAAGGAAGTCGAGTGGGTTGCCGAACTGTTTCCCCAATGCCGTAGCTATCTCGATGTCTATGACCGCTATGGTCTGTTACGAGATCGTTCTGTATTGGCACACTGTATTCACCTGGATTCTCAAGACCGCAAACGGCTTGCTGCCAGCGGTGCCGCGATGGCTTTCTGCCCAACATCAAACCTGTTTCTGGGCAGTGGCTTGTTTGACCTGTCAGCGGCCCAGTCAGTAGGAGCACGAGTGGGTCTGGGTACCGATGTCGGTGCTGGCACCAGCTTCAGCATGTTGCAAACACTCAGTGAAGCCTACAAGGTGTCGCAGATGGCGGGCCAGTCACTGTCCCCGTATCGTGCTTTGTACCTGGCCACTCTGGGCAGTGCCAAAGCTCTGTATATTGATGACCATGTCGGCAACTTTGCAATCAACAAGGAAGCCGATTTTGTCGTGCTCGACTGGGACAGTACACCGTTGATGAAACGACGCATCAATGCAGCTCAGTCACTGGAAGAAAAACTGTTTGCACTGTTCATGCTGGGAGATGACCGCGCCATCAGCAAGACTTATATACGCGGAGAGTGTGCACATAGCAGGGATCTGTCTTGA
- the xdhC gene encoding xanthine dehydrogenase accessory protein XdhC, giving the protein MSDWLTQVSALADNDTACVLITVVATRGSIPREAGTRMVVSEHHCHGTIGGGHLEFRAIDIARKQLANTDRAETFTERFPLGASLGQCCGGLVHLLFERLQADQQPWLSFVLTQQRQKQAVVMLTQLLPDTQNPGHISSIRRLVVSEQETSGELVGVQQSAIEYARQQLVSSHDNLVDRVDVSQLQISTNAENSETDTDISPAFHPMPLLVETLVPDAFTIHLFGAGHVGQAIVNVLSGLPCKIHWIDSRDDQFPGTLPANVHPLVSDQPDMDVNDIPAGSYVLIMTHNHALDEAICERALQRDDLAYCGLIGSASKRRNFIRRFETRGMSAAGIERLTCPIGMPGLSGKHPGEIAIAVSAELLLLRASDSTTSAQSTHCSRILAKPEFAKRPAFASA; this is encoded by the coding sequence ATGAGTGACTGGCTCACACAGGTCTCAGCGCTGGCAGATAATGACACTGCCTGCGTTCTGATAACGGTCGTTGCAACCCGGGGATCGATCCCCCGGGAAGCAGGCACCCGAATGGTCGTCAGTGAACACCACTGTCATGGCACGATTGGCGGTGGACATCTGGAATTTCGCGCTATCGACATTGCCCGTAAGCAACTGGCCAATACCGACCGGGCAGAAACATTCACGGAACGATTTCCCTTAGGCGCATCCCTGGGTCAGTGTTGCGGTGGCCTCGTCCATCTGTTGTTCGAACGTCTGCAGGCAGACCAGCAACCGTGGCTCAGCTTTGTATTGACCCAGCAACGGCAAAAGCAAGCGGTGGTCATGCTGACACAGTTACTGCCGGATACGCAGAACCCCGGTCATATCTCATCCATCCGGCGCCTGGTAGTCAGTGAACAGGAAACAAGCGGTGAACTTGTCGGCGTCCAGCAATCGGCCATCGAGTACGCCAGACAACAGCTTGTCTCCAGTCACGACAACCTGGTCGATAGGGTCGATGTCAGTCAATTGCAAATAAGCACCAACGCTGAAAACTCAGAGACAGACACCGATATCAGCCCGGCTTTTCACCCCATGCCGCTACTGGTAGAGACCCTGGTACCCGACGCCTTTACCATCCATCTGTTTGGTGCCGGACATGTCGGCCAGGCCATCGTCAATGTACTCAGCGGCCTGCCCTGCAAAATCCACTGGATAGACAGTCGCGACGATCAGTTTCCAGGCACCTTGCCAGCCAATGTTCATCCTCTGGTCAGCGATCAGCCAGATATGGACGTGAACGATATCCCGGCGGGCAGCTATGTGCTCATCATGACGCACAATCATGCTCTGGATGAGGCGATCTGTGAACGTGCCTTGCAACGAGACGATCTGGCCTATTGCGGACTGATCGGATCGGCCAGCAAGCGGCGCAATTTCATCCGCCGCTTTGAAACACGTGGAATGTCGGCAGCTGGCATCGAGCGCCTGACCTGCCCTATCGGCATGCCAGGCTTGTCCGGCAAACACCCTGGCGAAATCGCTATTGCCGTGTCAGCTGAACTGTTGCTCCTGCGAGCATCAGACAGCACAACATCGGCTCAATCTACACATTGTTCGAGGATTCTGGCCAAACCTGAGTTTGCCAAACGTCCCGCATTTGCATCGGCTTAA
- the xdhB gene encoding xanthine dehydrogenase molybdopterin binding subunit has translation MSPQSPSAAGLSTPHESAHLHVSGEATYIDDIPEVAGTVHAALGTSERAHARILSMDLQAVRDSAGVIAVLTAADIPGENDCGPIIHDDPVLADGLVQFIGQPVFAVFAETYEQARRAARKATIDYEELPAILTAEEAHRQQSYVVPPMRLARGNAQATITDAPHSLRGKMDVGGQEHFYLEGQISYVLPTEDNGFRVHCSTQHPTEMQTLLCKLLKLRSHQVVVEMRRMGGGFGGKESQSALFCCVAALGASKLKRPVKLRLDRDDDMMISGKRHGFHYDYAVGYDDNGRILAASIELISQAGFSADLSQPVATRAVCHFDNAYYLDEVDIQAFCGKTNTQSNTAFRGFGGPQGAIAIEYIIDNIARDLGKEPLDVRKANFYGTQDRNTTPYGQVVVDNVIHELVDELETSSEYASRRKACQAFNTTSPVLKKGLALTPLKFGISFNVVHFNQAGALVHVYTDGSVLVNHGGTEMGQGLNTKVAQVVAGELGISISNVRSTAVDTSKVANTSATAASTGTDLNGKAAEDAARKIRTRLADFIVSVHGGQSDEVVFANDCVRINDTEIPFTQLVLEAYLNRVQLWSDGFYATPDLHWDKDTMTGRPFYYFAYGASVSEVLVDTLTGEWKLLRADLLHDVGNPINPAIDIGQIEGAFIQGMGWLTSEELRWNDKGKLTTHAPSTYKIPASNDCPDHFTTRLFDNKNVEKTVLRSKAVGEPPLLLPFSVFFAIRDAIASLADYRVNPPLNAPATPEAILDAIEATQVQARENGMSPTGSA, from the coding sequence ATGAGCCCGCAATCCCCGTCAGCCGCTGGCCTGTCAACGCCACACGAATCCGCCCATCTGCATGTATCGGGAGAGGCGACCTATATTGACGATATTCCCGAAGTTGCCGGAACCGTGCACGCCGCGCTGGGTACCAGCGAGAGAGCACACGCCAGAATCCTGTCCATGGATCTGCAAGCTGTCCGCGATTCTGCCGGCGTCATTGCAGTCCTTACTGCCGCCGATATTCCGGGAGAGAACGATTGCGGCCCGATCATTCACGATGACCCGGTACTGGCTGATGGGCTGGTCCAATTCATTGGCCAACCTGTTTTCGCCGTCTTCGCAGAAACCTATGAACAGGCACGCCGTGCGGCACGCAAGGCAACAATCGACTATGAGGAGTTGCCGGCGATCCTGACAGCTGAAGAGGCGCACCGGCAGCAATCCTACGTGGTCCCCCCAATGCGTCTGGCCCGTGGTAATGCACAAGCCACCATCACCGATGCACCGCATTCACTACGCGGCAAAATGGATGTCGGTGGTCAGGAACATTTTTATCTGGAAGGTCAGATATCGTATGTCCTGCCAACCGAGGACAACGGTTTTCGTGTGCATTGCTCTACGCAGCATCCCACGGAAATGCAGACACTGCTATGCAAACTGCTCAAGCTGCGTTCACATCAGGTCGTGGTGGAAATGCGTCGAATGGGCGGTGGGTTTGGCGGCAAGGAATCTCAGTCAGCATTGTTCTGCTGCGTTGCGGCCCTGGGTGCAAGCAAATTGAAGCGTCCGGTCAAACTGCGCCTTGATCGTGATGATGACATGATGATCAGCGGCAAACGCCACGGCTTTCATTATGACTATGCCGTGGGATATGACGACAACGGTCGTATTCTGGCTGCCAGCATAGAACTGATTTCGCAGGCCGGATTCTCCGCCGACCTGTCACAACCGGTAGCCACACGCGCCGTCTGTCATTTCGACAATGCCTATTATCTGGATGAAGTGGATATTCAGGCATTCTGTGGCAAGACCAACACACAATCCAACACCGCCTTTCGTGGCTTTGGCGGCCCCCAGGGCGCCATTGCCATCGAATACATCATCGATAACATTGCACGCGATCTGGGCAAGGAGCCACTGGATGTTCGCAAGGCCAACTTCTACGGCACACAGGATCGTAATACGACACCGTATGGTCAGGTAGTTGTCGACAATGTCATCCACGAACTGGTCGACGAGCTGGAAACCAGTAGTGAGTACGCCTCACGGCGCAAGGCTTGTCAGGCATTCAATACAACAAGCCCGGTACTCAAGAAAGGCCTCGCGCTGACACCACTCAAGTTTGGCATCTCCTTCAATGTAGTTCATTTCAACCAGGCTGGTGCCCTTGTTCATGTGTACACCGATGGCTCGGTACTGGTCAATCACGGTGGTACAGAGATGGGCCAGGGACTGAACACCAAGGTGGCACAGGTGGTAGCCGGTGAGCTGGGGATCAGCATATCGAATGTACGTTCAACGGCGGTGGATACCAGTAAAGTGGCGAACACCTCTGCAACGGCGGCCTCCACCGGCACCGATCTGAATGGCAAGGCTGCTGAAGATGCTGCCCGCAAGATTCGCACACGGCTGGCAGACTTTATCGTCAGTGTTCATGGTGGCCAAAGCGATGAGGTGGTTTTCGCCAACGACTGCGTCAGGATAAACGACACCGAGATCCCCTTTACCCAATTGGTGCTCGAAGCCTATCTGAACCGAGTACAGCTATGGTCTGATGGCTTTTATGCCACACCCGACCTGCATTGGGACAAGGACACCATGACCGGCAGACCTTTCTACTATTTCGCCTACGGGGCATCGGTATCCGAGGTGCTGGTTGATACCCTGACCGGTGAGTGGAAACTACTGCGTGCCGACCTGCTGCACGATGTCGGCAATCCCATCAATCCTGCTATCGACATCGGTCAGATAGAAGGTGCCTTCATTCAAGGCATGGGTTGGCTGACCAGTGAAGAGTTGCGCTGGAATGACAAGGGCAAGCTGACAACGCATGCACCATCAACCTACAAGATACCGGCAAGTAACGACTGTCCAGATCACTTTACGACCCGCCTGTTTGATAATAAGAACGTCGAGAAAACGGTCCTGCGTTCCAAGGCTGTGGGCGAACCGCCCTTGCTCTTGCCTTTCTCCGTTTTCTTCGCTATCCGTGACGCTATTGCAAGCCTGGCTGACTACCGCGTGAACCCGCCCCTGAATGCTCCCGCCACCCCGGAGGCCATACTTGACGCCATCGAAGCCACGCAGGTGCAAGCCCGGGAAAACGGCATGTCACCGACCGGGTCTGCGTAG
- the xdhA gene encoding xanthine dehydrogenase small subunit: protein MNIAIVSEADMAMNKHSISFLLNGEPVVVENPNPTRSVLSFLREDSGNVGTKEGCAEGDCGACTVVIGELVDNQLQTRTVNACILFLPTLHGKALFTVEYLRQNNGDLHPAQQAMVDCHGSQCGFCTPGFVMSLWDKYNEYENQETAPGRQELADHLSGNLCRCTGYKPILDAGSKMFQMPRVNFPRQSVTETLRENVSADAVHLMHDEHSYDAPRTLQQACTLRASKPAATLLAGGTDVGLWVNKLFRPLGDIIYLGDVTELNKLETGSNDIRIGAGVSLTDAYAEVTRHYPQMHEMWKRFASVPVRNSGTLGGNVANGSPIGDSMPWLIALGAQVHLVSQNAQRSLPLEELYVGYMKKSMQDDELIEAISIPLPATNQQFRTYKLSKRFDSDISAVCAAFAITLEGTKITSARLAFGGMAATACRATACEAALTGHDWNTTTLANAQSALLTDFAPMSDMRASASYRSRTSVNLLQRFFLETRIDAPLTENQTSVFARTQEAV, encoded by the coding sequence ATGAATATCGCTATCGTTTCCGAGGCTGATATGGCAATGAACAAACACTCTATTTCGTTTCTGCTCAATGGCGAACCCGTAGTCGTCGAGAACCCGAACCCGACTCGATCTGTACTGAGCTTCCTGCGCGAAGACAGCGGCAATGTTGGCACCAAGGAAGGCTGCGCAGAAGGTGACTGCGGTGCCTGTACCGTCGTCATCGGCGAACTTGTCGACAACCAGCTGCAGACACGCACCGTCAACGCCTGCATTCTGTTTCTGCCAACGCTGCATGGCAAGGCTTTGTTTACCGTCGAGTATCTTCGACAGAATAATGGAGATCTACACCCGGCCCAGCAGGCCATGGTCGACTGTCATGGCTCACAGTGCGGCTTTTGCACACCAGGTTTTGTCATGTCACTGTGGGACAAGTACAACGAGTACGAGAATCAGGAGACAGCTCCGGGCCGACAGGAACTGGCTGACCACCTGTCCGGCAATCTTTGTCGCTGTACTGGCTACAAGCCCATCCTCGATGCTGGCAGCAAGATGTTCCAGATGCCTCGCGTCAACTTTCCACGACAGAGTGTGACCGAGACCTTGCGTGAGAATGTCAGTGCGGACGCTGTTCACCTGATGCACGATGAACACAGCTACGATGCCCCTCGCACACTTCAACAAGCCTGTACCCTGCGCGCCAGTAAACCTGCCGCGACCCTGCTGGCTGGCGGCACGGATGTCGGGCTGTGGGTCAACAAGCTGTTCCGTCCGCTGGGCGATATCATCTATCTTGGCGATGTCACTGAACTCAACAAGCTTGAGACAGGTTCGAATGATATTCGTATTGGCGCCGGCGTCTCCCTGACTGATGCTTACGCAGAAGTGACGCGACATTACCCACAGATGCATGAGATGTGGAAGCGTTTTGCTTCGGTGCCGGTGCGCAATTCAGGCACCTTGGGCGGCAATGTGGCCAACGGCTCGCCTATCGGTGACTCCATGCCCTGGCTGATCGCACTGGGCGCGCAAGTGCATCTGGTCAGTCAGAACGCACAGCGCAGTCTGCCGCTGGAAGAGCTGTATGTGGGGTATATGAAGAAATCGATGCAAGACGATGAACTGATCGAGGCCATCAGCATCCCGTTGCCCGCCACAAATCAACAGTTCAGAACCTACAAACTCTCCAAACGTTTTGACTCCGATATCTCAGCAGTCTGCGCAGCATTCGCCATCACACTCGAAGGTACGAAGATTACTTCGGCACGGCTCGCCTTTGGTGGCATGGCCGCCACGGCGTGTCGCGCCACAGCCTGTGAAGCGGCGCTGACAGGCCATGACTGGAACACGACAACACTGGCAAATGCCCAATCTGCCTTACTGACAGATTTTGCCCCCATGAGCGATATGCGCGCCAGTGCATCCTATCGTTCACGCACCTCTGTCAACCTGCTGCAGCGCTTCTTTCTGGAAACCCGGATCGATGCGCCATTGACAGAGAATCAGACCAGTGTTTTTGCCCGCACCCAGGAGGCTGTATGA
- a CDS encoding LysR family transcriptional regulator, whose translation MHAPFLKYFREVANCGSVRMAARHLHISSSAVNRQILKVEEELGISLFHRTASGMTLSPAGRILAEHVNRTLSEADRCLDEIATLAGQTRAPLTIAGQESVIAEFLPPVLVQLHASYPQAGSSFKAAGGHDLNRLLHEHAADVAIIFDAEPNAGTDMLMRRQLPVGAIVSQAHPFAKRKQLSIMECAEYPLILPDQSWPLRRILDEMLQQLSIEPNVLTTSNSVEFLHTMINQQMGIGFQTPVGIEKRLQTGELVMIPLCNPEPLHQQLCLCVSTSHRKSDVFQFLLTLLLDRLGSYADEWA comes from the coding sequence ATGCACGCACCGTTTCTCAAATACTTCCGTGAAGTAGCCAATTGCGGATCGGTGCGCATGGCAGCCAGGCATCTGCATATATCTTCATCAGCGGTTAACAGGCAGATTCTCAAAGTCGAGGAAGAGCTGGGGATCAGCCTGTTTCACCGTACAGCCAGTGGCATGACCTTGTCACCGGCCGGTCGGATACTGGCAGAGCATGTAAATCGCACACTCTCTGAGGCAGATCGCTGCCTCGATGAAATTGCCACACTGGCCGGACAAACTCGTGCACCGCTGACCATTGCGGGTCAGGAGTCGGTCATTGCCGAGTTTCTACCACCGGTTCTGGTACAACTTCATGCCAGCTACCCACAAGCCGGCTCCTCGTTCAAGGCCGCCGGTGGCCACGACCTGAACCGCCTACTGCATGAACACGCAGCCGATGTGGCCATCATTTTCGATGCAGAACCGAATGCCGGTACAGACATGCTCATGCGTCGGCAACTGCCGGTCGGTGCCATCGTCAGCCAGGCTCATCCTTTTGCAAAACGCAAACAGTTGTCCATCATGGAATGCGCCGAGTATCCCCTGATACTGCCGGACCAGTCCTGGCCACTGCGACGAATTCTGGATGAAATGCTGCAGCAACTGAGCATCGAACCCAACGTACTGACGACCTCCAATTCAGTTGAATTTCTACATACCATGATCAACCAGCAAATGGGCATCGGCTTTCAGACCCCGGTCGGTATCGAAAAACGGCTGCAGACAGGAGAGCTGGTCATGATCCCTCTGTGCAATCCAGAACCACTGCACCAGCAGCTGTGTCTGTGCGTATCCACCAGTCATCGCAAATCCGACGTCTTCCAGTTTCTGCTAACACTGTTGCTGGACCGGCTGGGCAGCTATGCTGATGAATGGGCGTGA
- a CDS encoding SLC13 family permease: MVQELSLSIEMLLVMGLLTLTVILFAFELLRVDVAAICMMVLLGLTTLLPGIEPVISSNELFSGFSSNAVISVIAVMIIGAGLDKTGLMGQLANLILQKGGKTEQRIIPLISCTVALISSFMQNIGAAALFLPVVSRISARTQIPISRLLMPMGFCAILGGTVTMIGSSPLILLNDLLISSNKMLPESQQMDTFGLFSVTPIGLALVVAGVVYFVLAGRFVLPANSASTSNRTSRAADYFENLYGLKGELVEIRVTDDSPQVGMSIHQVEDSTANTPVMLALYSGDVVKIPPDRDELIWLNTHLGLMGDRQKIEQYCAENHWEVLGEPDRFADVLNAQHGGIAEIVIPPGSSLIGQRIGDIKPRRNFGTNILQIYRTENIIRGNFRNQQLQAGDTLVVHASWKDLKALTRNRDVVVATDVKYEDLRTNKVKEAAFFFALGLLMFLITDSLSISLLTGAMGMVLSGVLTMDEAYAAVSWQTVFLLASLIPMGIAVDQSGTAAWIAQEILALVGEVPNWVLQIVIALLATFFTLVMSNIGATVLLVPLAVNIAVAVNADPALFAMTVAISTSNSFLIPTHQVNALLMGPGGYQVADFMRAGGVMTLLFLVVSLLMLNLVM, encoded by the coding sequence ATGGTTCAGGAGCTCTCACTCAGCATCGAAATGCTGCTGGTCATGGGCTTGCTGACCCTCACCGTCATCCTGTTTGCCTTTGAGCTACTGCGCGTCGATGTCGCCGCCATCTGTATGATGGTGCTGCTGGGCCTGACTACCTTGCTACCCGGAATCGAACCCGTGATTTCGAGTAACGAACTGTTTTCGGGGTTTTCCAGCAACGCGGTCATCTCGGTTATTGCCGTCATGATCATTGGAGCAGGTCTGGACAAGACGGGCCTGATGGGCCAGCTGGCCAATCTGATCTTGCAAAAAGGTGGCAAAACCGAGCAGCGCATCATCCCGCTGATTTCCTGCACAGTCGCCCTGATTTCCAGCTTCATGCAGAACATCGGTGCCGCCGCACTTTTTCTGCCTGTGGTGTCGCGCATCAGTGCCCGCACCCAGATCCCTATCTCACGCTTGCTGATGCCCATGGGTTTTTGCGCCATTCTGGGCGGCACCGTGACCATGATTGGCTCCAGCCCCCTGATACTGCTCAACGACCTGCTGATATCGTCAAATAAAATGCTGCCTGAAAGCCAGCAAATGGACACCTTCGGCCTGTTCTCAGTCACACCAATCGGGCTCGCTCTGGTTGTTGCTGGCGTTGTCTATTTCGTATTGGCTGGCCGCTTCGTACTGCCCGCCAACAGCGCAAGCACCTCTAACCGAACCTCGCGGGCCGCAGATTACTTCGAGAATCTCTATGGCCTCAAGGGCGAATTAGTAGAAATTCGTGTGACCGACGACAGCCCCCAGGTTGGCATGTCGATTCACCAGGTCGAAGACAGCACCGCCAATACACCGGTGATGCTGGCTCTGTACAGCGGTGATGTGGTGAAGATCCCTCCCGACAGGGACGAACTGATCTGGCTGAATACCCACCTGGGACTGATGGGTGATCGTCAGAAAATCGAGCAATATTGCGCTGAGAACCATTGGGAAGTACTGGGTGAACCCGATCGTTTTGCCGATGTACTGAATGCTCAGCATGGCGGCATTGCCGAAATCGTTATCCCACCGGGCTCCAGCCTGATCGGTCAGCGCATCGGTGACATCAAGCCACGCCGGAATTTTGGTACCAACATCCTGCAAATCTATCGCACGGAAAATATCATTCGCGGCAACTTTCGTAACCAGCAACTGCAGGCTGGCGACACACTGGTGGTCCATGCCAGCTGGAAAGATCTGAAAGCACTGACCCGCAACCGCGATGTCGTTGTGGCAACAGACGTCAAATATGAGGATCTGAGAACCAACAAGGTCAAGGAAGCTGCCTTCTTTTTCGCTTTGGGCCTGCTCATGTTCCTGATCACAGACAGCCTGTCCATCTCCTTGCTCACCGGCGCCATGGGTATGGTCCTGTCAGGTGTTCTGACCATGGACGAGGCCTATGCGGCCGTCAGCTGGCAGACCGTTTTTCTACTTGCCAGCCTCATTCCAATGGGTATTGCCGTTGATCAGTCCGGAACCGCTGCCTGGATTGCACAGGAAATTCTCGCTCTGGTGGGGGAAGTGCCCAACTGGGTTCTGCAAATCGTCATCGCGTTACTGGCCACATTCTTTACCCTGGTCATGTCGAACATTGGCGCCACGGTATTACTGGTGCCTCTGGCTGTGAATATCGCCGTTGCCGTCAACGCTGATCCGGCCCTTTTCGCCATGACGGTCGCCATCTCGACCTCCAACTCATTTCTGATTCCCACCCATCAAGTCAATGCACTGCTGATGGGACCCGGCGGCTACCAGGTTGCAGACTTCATGCGCGCCGGCGGCGTCATGACCTTACTGTTCCTGGTTGTCAGCCTACTGATGCTTAATTTGGTCATGTAG